In one window of Flavobacterium ginsengisoli DNA:
- a CDS encoding alpha/beta fold hydrolase, with protein MSTFTVKDGTQIYYKDWGKGQPIVFHHGWPLSSDDWDAQMMFFLQKGYRVIAHDRRGHGRSSQASEGNNMETYASDIAELTEALDLKDAIHVGHSTGGGEVIRYAAKYGKGRISKAVIISAVTPIMIQNESNPEGVPLSVFDEIRKGTGFNRAQYFYDFPIPFYGWNRKGQTVQEGIKQNWWRQGMMGSVLSHYEGIKAFSESDFTEDLKSLDIPVLVLHGEDDQIVPYNQAPRATKLLKNGKLISYPGFPHGMPTTEAETINNDILDFIK; from the coding sequence ATGAGCACATTTACAGTAAAAGACGGAACACAGATTTATTACAAAGATTGGGGAAAAGGTCAACCAATTGTTTTTCACCACGGATGGCCTTTGTCAAGTGACGATTGGGATGCACAAATGATGTTTTTTCTTCAAAAAGGCTACAGAGTAATAGCACACGATCGACGCGGACATGGACGTTCTAGTCAGGCTTCTGAGGGAAACAACATGGAAACTTATGCATCTGACATCGCTGAATTGACTGAAGCTTTAGATTTAAAAGATGCCATTCACGTTGGGCATTCAACCGGAGGAGGCGAAGTAATTCGTTACGCCGCAAAATACGGAAAAGGTAGAATTTCAAAAGCGGTAATTATTAGCGCCGTTACTCCGATAATGATTCAAAACGAATCTAATCCAGAAGGCGTTCCATTGTCAGTTTTTGACGAAATTAGAAAAGGAACCGGATTTAATAGAGCACAATATTTCTACGACTTTCCGATTCCGTTCTACGGTTGGAACCGTAAAGGACAAACTGTTCAAGAAGGCATTAAACAAAATTGGTGGCGTCAAGGAATGATGGGTTCTGTTTTGTCTCATTACGAAGGAATTAAAGCGTTTTCTGAATCTGATTTTACAGAAGACTTAAAAAGTTTAGATATTCCAGTTTTGGTTTTACATGGAGAAGATGACCAAATTGTTCCTTACAATCAAGCTCCTAGAGCGACAAAATTGTTGAAAAACGGAAAATTGATTTCTTATCCTGGTTTCCCTCACGGTATGCCAACTACAGAAGCAGAAACAATCAACAATGATATTCTTGACTTTATAAAATAA
- a CDS encoding GNAT family N-acetyltransferase → METIKLELDEKKHGAFNLYVDGKKLGEMTVSIKPDLLTVYHTGVEPEGEGKGYAKKLLEEMVSYVRANNLKVLPLCPYVHAQFKRHPDENEDIWKK, encoded by the coding sequence ATGGAAACAATAAAATTAGAATTGGACGAAAAAAAACATGGCGCTTTTAATCTTTATGTTGATGGTAAAAAACTAGGCGAAATGACAGTAAGCATTAAACCTGATTTACTGACAGTTTACCACACGGGAGTTGAGCCAGAGGGCGAAGGAAAAGGTTATGCTAAGAAGCTTTTAGAAGAAATGGTTTCTTATGTTCGCGCCAATAATTTGAAAGTTTTACCACTTTGTCCGTATGTTCATGCGCAATTTAAAAGACATCCAGACGAAAACGAAGATATTTGGAAGAAGTAA
- a CDS encoding alpha/beta hydrolase, producing MNTEILTDGVPLNEAKKALIMIHGRGASAHDILSIAKHLKVDDFALIAPEAENRTWYPYSFLAPLNENEPSFSKSLEAIHQVVVAIQQNGIEKENIYFLGFSQGACLALEFTTRNAAKYGGIVAFTGGLIGDKVYENHYAGNFENTPVFIGTSDPDFHVPVERVNDTETLMEKMGADVTKKIYPNMGHTISQDEINCANALVFNKK from the coding sequence ATGAATACAGAAATATTAACAGACGGTGTTCCTTTAAATGAAGCGAAAAAAGCTTTAATTATGATTCATGGACGTGGTGCAAGCGCACATGATATTCTTTCTATCGCAAAACATCTTAAGGTTGATGATTTTGCATTGATTGCGCCTGAAGCAGAAAACAGAACTTGGTATCCGTATTCGTTTTTAGCGCCGCTAAACGAAAATGAACCTTCGTTTTCAAAATCGTTGGAAGCAATACATCAAGTTGTGGTTGCTATTCAGCAAAACGGAATCGAAAAAGAAAATATTTATTTCTTAGGATTTTCACAAGGAGCATGTCTAGCTTTGGAATTTACAACAAGAAATGCTGCAAAATACGGTGGAATCGTTGCTTTTACTGGCGGATTAATTGGCGATAAAGTCTATGAAAACCATTATGCAGGAAATTTTGAAAACACGCCTGTTTTTATCGGAACAAGCGATCCTGATTTTCATGTTCCTGTAGAAAGAGTAAATGATACTGAAACGCTTATGGAGAAAATGGGTGCAGATGTTACAAAAAAAATCTATCCAAATATGGGACATACCATTAGTCAAGATGAGATAAATTGTGCCAATGCATTAGTTTTCAATAAAAAGTAA
- a CDS encoding ring-cleaving dioxygenase yields the protein MENKILGLHHITAIAGDAKRNFDFYSKVLGLRFIKKTVNFDDPGTYHFYFGDEVGSAGTILTFFPWGEGIQQGRKGSGMATEIGYSVPKGSLDFWQKRFEQYNVIYNKPAEKFGEKYLTFLDPDGLKLELIESKTEDNRKAWETDEVKADVATRGFHNITLTLNNIKPTAAVLTEIFGYKLIDQDVNRYRYATDAVENAAIVDLVELPEEKRGLNANGTVHHVAFRVKNDEILMKFREKIEEYGLQITPQIDRQYFHSLYFREPGGVLFEIATDNPGFIVDESLEELGQNLKLPAQYEPQRAAIEAHLVKIN from the coding sequence ATGGAAAATAAAATTTTAGGATTACATCATATTACTGCAATTGCAGGAGACGCTAAACGTAATTTTGACTTTTACTCAAAAGTTTTAGGATTAAGATTCATCAAAAAAACAGTGAATTTTGATGATCCAGGAACTTACCATTTTTACTTTGGTGATGAAGTTGGAAGCGCAGGGACTATTTTAACTTTCTTCCCGTGGGGAGAAGGAATCCAGCAAGGCAGAAAAGGTTCTGGAATGGCTACAGAAATTGGTTATTCTGTTCCAAAAGGAAGTTTGGATTTCTGGCAGAAACGTTTCGAGCAATACAACGTAATTTACAATAAACCAGCTGAAAAATTCGGAGAAAAATATTTGACTTTCTTAGATCCAGATGGTTTAAAATTAGAATTAATTGAATCTAAAACGGAAGATAACAGAAAAGCTTGGGAAACTGACGAAGTAAAAGCTGATGTGGCTACAAGAGGTTTTCATAACATTACTTTGACTTTAAATAACATTAAACCAACTGCTGCAGTTTTAACTGAAATATTTGGTTACAAATTGATCGATCAAGATGTAAACCGTTACCGTTATGCAACAGATGCTGTAGAAAATGCTGCAATTGTTGACTTGGTAGAATTACCAGAAGAAAAACGCGGTTTAAATGCAAATGGAACGGTTCATCACGTTGCTTTTCGTGTAAAAAATGACGAAATTTTAATGAAATTCAGAGAAAAAATAGAAGAATACGGGTTGCAGATTACACCACAAATTGACAGACAATATTTTCACTCTCTTTATTTTAGAGAACCAGGCGGAGTTTTGTTCGAAATTGCAACTGACAATCCTGGATTTATTGTAGACGAAAGCTTAGAAGAATTAGGTCAGAACTTAAAACTTCCTGCTCAATACGAACCTCAAAGAGCTGCCATTGAAGCTCATTTGGTTAAAATTAATTAA
- a CDS encoding TolC family protein translates to MSATAKTGLAKATMYPTLSLNPSIGVNSFEFENWFDFPGSITKTIAANLAQPIFRKKALRTAYEVAVLEQEKAVVQFKQSFITAVGEVNDAMSRLKYADERIVLAKEKAESLEKATSDAGLLYKSGMANYLEVIAAQNSSLQNELDLVTIKLEKLNASN, encoded by the coding sequence ATGTCTGCCACTGCAAAAACAGGATTGGCAAAAGCAACCATGTATCCAACTTTAAGTTTGAATCCGTCTATTGGAGTAAATTCTTTTGAATTTGAAAATTGGTTTGATTTTCCAGGTTCAATCACCAAAACCATTGCAGCCAATTTAGCGCAACCCATTTTTAGAAAAAAAGCTTTAAGAACGGCTTATGAAGTGGCTGTTTTAGAACAAGAAAAAGCGGTTGTGCAATTTAAACAGTCTTTTATAACAGCAGTTGGCGAAGTAAACGATGCTATGTCAAGATTAAAATATGCTGACGAACGTATTGTTTTGGCAAAAGAGAAAGCAGAATCGTTAGAAAAAGCAACTTCAGATGCTGGTTTGCTTTATAAAAGCGGAATGGCTAATTATCTTGAAGTAATTGCAGCGCAAAACAGTTCGCTACAGAACGAACTAGATTTAGTAACAATAAAACTCGAAAAACTGAATGCAAGCAATTAA
- a CDS encoding TolC family protein: MSQQFIGKDYMDDYSANLRLSWEVDIWGKAAMQKRDAKVAYFAQKENLSALKTRIIVQVAQAYYNLLGLDEQLKIAEKNIELSSNTLSMMELQYKSGSISSLAVNQTEAQKKTAELLVPLAKANIAVQENALQILCGEYPDKIERAGNIDAC; encoded by the coding sequence TTGAGCCAGCAATTTATTGGTAAGGATTATATGGATGATTACAGTGCCAATCTGCGTCTTTCGTGGGAAGTAGATATTTGGGGAAAAGCAGCGATGCAAAAAAGAGATGCCAAAGTCGCTTATTTTGCTCAAAAAGAGAATCTTTCAGCATTAAAAACTCGAATTATTGTTCAAGTGGCGCAAGCTTATTACAATCTTTTAGGTTTAGATGAACAGCTTAAAATTGCAGAGAAAAACATCGAGTTGAGTTCCAATACTTTGAGTATGATGGAATTGCAATACAAATCGGGATCGATTAGTTCTTTGGCAGTAAATCAAACAGAAGCTCAGAAGAAAACGGCTGAATTATTAGTGCCTTTAGCGAAAGCAAATATCGCAGTGCAAGAAAACGCTTTACAGATTTTATGCGGAGAATATCCAGATAAGATTGAAAGAGCTGGAAACATTGATGCTTGCTGA
- a CDS encoding efflux RND transporter periplasmic adaptor subunit yields the protein MKSKMTKQFFKNNKAIGRIAILLITISLASCGKSGDAQMAPPKPEVDFLQTNSATGEVEKKYPGTVEGSVNVDIKAQVSGYLEAIYVKEGDYVTKGQSLFKIKGDVYAEQVNNSRAAYKSALANQANAKLEVEKIKPLVEGKVFSDMQLKTAQANYEAATAQVAQAKAALGSSQLNADFSLIKAPVSGYISRIPNRIGNLVTPTDAVPLTVLSEINNVFVYFSLTEADYLAFSKDSKSNQTVSLIMADDSEYDQKGKLEVASGNVDRATGTIALKAIFPNPKKELRAGGSARIVLNKSLSSVITVPMASVKDIQDKFFVFILKEGNKVAMVPIEIAGSAGVDYFVKSGLKSGDKVALNNIDVLYDRMEVVPKIVAKNTSSK from the coding sequence ATGAAAAGTAAAATGACAAAACAGTTTTTTAAAAATAATAAAGCAATTGGCAGAATTGCAATTTTATTGATAACCATTTCTCTTGCATCATGTGGGAAAAGCGGAGATGCGCAGATGGCTCCTCCAAAGCCAGAAGTAGACTTTCTTCAGACCAATTCGGCAACAGGAGAAGTTGAAAAGAAATATCCAGGAACAGTTGAAGGTTCTGTAAACGTTGATATAAAAGCACAAGTATCAGGTTATTTGGAAGCAATTTATGTAAAAGAAGGAGATTATGTAACCAAAGGACAATCTCTTTTTAAAATTAAAGGTGACGTTTATGCCGAACAAGTAAACAATAGTCGTGCGGCTTACAAAAGCGCTTTGGCAAATCAAGCAAATGCGAAACTGGAAGTAGAAAAAATTAAACCTTTAGTAGAAGGAAAAGTTTTCTCAGACATGCAGTTAAAAACGGCACAGGCCAATTACGAAGCTGCGACAGCACAAGTAGCACAGGCTAAAGCCGCTTTAGGATCATCTCAGTTAAATGCCGATTTCTCTTTGATTAAAGCTCCTGTAAGCGGCTATATTAGCCGTATTCCAAACCGAATTGGAAATTTAGTTACACCGACAGATGCTGTTCCGCTGACTGTTTTATCTGAAATTAACAACGTCTTCGTTTATTTTTCGCTAACAGAAGCAGATTATTTAGCTTTTTCTAAAGATTCAAAAAGTAATCAGACTGTAAGTTTAATTATGGCCGATGACAGCGAGTACGATCAAAAAGGAAAATTGGAAGTAGCGAGTGGAAACGTCGATCGTGCAACGGGTACAATTGCTTTAAAAGCTATTTTTCCAAATCCAAAAAAAGAATTACGTGCGGGAGGTTCTGCGAGAATTGTCTTGAACAAAAGTTTGTCATCTGTAATTACAGTTCCAATGGCGAGCGTAAAAGATATTCAAGATAAATTCTTTGTTTTTATTCTAAAGGAAGGCAATAAAGTAGCTATGGTTCCAATCGAAATTGCAGGAAGTGCAGGAGTAGATTATTTCGTAAAATCCGGATTAAAATCTGGAGATAAAGTAGCGCTGAATAATATCGATGTACTTTATGATAGAATGGAAGTCGTTCCAAAAATCGTCGCTAAAAACACAAGCAGTAAATAA
- a CDS encoding LytR/AlgR family response regulator transcription factor, with amino-acid sequence MKILIVEDESINASRLKRLLEELEPNCEILDIIDTVVDTVSWLKSNPKPDLITMDIRLADGLSFAIFDEINITCPVIFTTAYDEYAIRAFKVNSIDYLMKPIEKTELEFALAKFKSLNKNESSVTNIAGILKELIEKPVFRMRFLVTYRDGYKSVDVSDIDFIYSEFKTSNLFLKSGVIISIPQTMEELEQELDPNIFFRANRQFFIRAESIKSIANYFNAKLKIQLRLDPEREVIISREKTPFFKQWMDR; translated from the coding sequence ATGAAAATTTTAATTGTAGAAGATGAAAGCATTAACGCCAGCAGGTTAAAGAGACTGTTGGAAGAACTAGAACCCAATTGTGAAATTTTAGACATAATTGACACGGTTGTCGATACTGTTTCATGGCTCAAATCTAACCCAAAACCCGATTTAATTACAATGGACATTCGTTTAGCAGACGGACTTAGTTTTGCTATATTTGATGAAATCAACATCACTTGTCCTGTAATTTTTACTACAGCTTATGACGAATATGCAATTCGTGCTTTTAAGGTAAACAGCATCGATTATTTGATGAAACCCATTGAAAAGACGGAGTTGGAGTTTGCCCTAGCTAAATTCAAATCTTTAAATAAAAACGAATCTAGCGTAACCAATATCGCAGGAATCCTAAAAGAACTGATCGAAAAACCAGTTTTTAGAATGCGTTTTTTGGTAACGTATCGTGACGGCTATAAAAGTGTAGACGTTTCAGATATCGACTTTATATATTCTGAGTTTAAAACCAGTAATTTGTTTCTTAAATCTGGTGTCATTATCTCAATTCCGCAAACTATGGAAGAACTGGAGCAAGAATTAGATCCGAATATCTTTTTCCGCGCTAACCGCCAGTTTTTCATTCGTGCCGAAAGCATTAAATCTATTGCAAACTATTTCAACGCAAAATTAAAAATCCAACTTAGACTAGATCCCGAACGCGAGGTAATCATCAGTCGTGAAAAAACTCCTTTCTTTAAGCAGTGGATGGATAGATAA
- a CDS encoding sensor histidine kinase: protein MGRKNQNKKSGKNFFYKYYRVIVIPAVFLVYLSSYYFLNPYRNFEEEGLLDLDQTFDIFIILLYCAILTELTLFVGRKLNYYISWEQNPAFRAIAQFICLIAGNILLNYFFSCLWDYLYPCTALEENDLVVIWQSKIMAAIISLFISAIHTGIFLLNRWRLNAIETTELKVKASELQEAVTRSKLESLKMQLDPHFVFNNFSTLTELIYEDQKEATSFLENITRVYRYMISNSNKDTITVKEEIEFLNAYFYLLKKRLGEKIDLKIEVDAASLALHLPPLTLQLLVENAVKHNMATLANPLTITVFSNSGDIIVRNNLRQTAGKSLVSTGIGNKNIEFRYKILSERMPTFSESNGYYEVHLPLI, encoded by the coding sequence ATGGGTAGAAAGAACCAAAATAAAAAATCGGGCAAGAATTTTTTCTATAAATACTACAGGGTTATAGTAATTCCAGCCGTTTTTTTGGTCTATCTTTCTTCGTATTATTTTCTAAATCCGTACCGAAATTTTGAAGAAGAAGGTTTGCTCGATTTAGATCAGACCTTCGATATCTTCATTATTTTATTGTATTGCGCCATCCTTACAGAACTAACTTTGTTTGTTGGGCGCAAATTAAATTACTACATCAGTTGGGAACAAAATCCGGCTTTTAGAGCAATAGCACAGTTTATTTGTCTTATTGCCGGAAATATACTTTTAAACTATTTTTTCTCTTGCCTTTGGGATTATTTATATCCATGTACTGCTTTAGAAGAAAATGATTTGGTTGTAATATGGCAGTCTAAAATTATGGCCGCAATTATTTCGCTTTTTATAAGTGCCATTCATACTGGAATATTTCTATTAAACAGATGGCGTTTAAATGCTATAGAAACAACAGAATTAAAGGTTAAAGCCTCTGAACTTCAAGAAGCGGTAACGCGTTCAAAATTAGAATCTCTTAAAATGCAGTTAGATCCGCATTTTGTATTCAATAATTTCAGCACTTTGACAGAGCTGATTTATGAAGATCAGAAAGAAGCGACTTCGTTCTTAGAAAATATAACGAGAGTATATCGTTATATGATTTCGAACTCAAATAAAGATACCATTACAGTAAAAGAGGAAATCGAATTCTTGAATGCGTATTTTTATTTGCTGAAGAAAAGATTGGGCGAAAAAATAGATTTAAAAATTGAGGTTGACGCTGCTTCGCTTGCACTTCATTTACCGCCTTTAACGTTGCAATTATTGGTAGAAAACGCCGTAAAACATAATATGGCAACTTTGGCCAATCCGCTTACGATTACTGTTTTCTCTAATTCTGGAGATATTATTGTTCGAAATAACTTGCGGCAAACAGCTGGAAAAAGTCTGGTTTCAACAGGAATTGGAAATAAAAACATTGAATTTCGTTATAAAATTTTATCTGAAAGAATGCCAACTTTTAGCGAATCAAATGGCTATTATGAAGTGCATCTGCCATTAATTTAA
- a CDS encoding 3-oxoacyl-[acyl-carrier-protein] synthase III C-terminal domain-containing protein — MSQVSQDALAKNDLEATQIDWVVPHQANLRIINAVGESLNIDSDKVKVNIDRYGNTTSATVPLCLWDFAADFKEGQNVLITTFGAGFSWGATCLKWGVMREKNPVATIKANKKEEGVLVEH; from the coding sequence ATGAGCCAAGTTTCTCAAGATGCTTTGGCAAAGAATGATTTGGAAGCAACTCAAATTGATTGGGTTGTGCCACATCAAGCCAATTTGAGAATTATTAATGCTGTAGGCGAAAGTTTAAATATTGATTCTGATAAAGTAAAAGTAAATATTGACCGTTACGGAAATACAACATCGGCAACAGTTCCTTTATGTTTATGGGATTTTGCGGCTGATTTCAAAGAAGGTCAAAATGTATTGATTACTACTTTTGGTGCAGGTTTTTCTTGGGGTGCAACGTGTCTGAAATGGGGCGTTATGCGTGAGAAAAATCCAGTTGCTACCATAAAAGCAAACAAAAAAGAAGAGGGTGTTCTTGTTGAACACTAA
- a CDS encoding beta-ketoacyl-ACP synthase 3, with the protein MSAVITAIGGFVPSSILTNKKISETVDTSEEWIIKRTGIKERRIADDDTATSDLAAAAIENLFENYNVDRNEIEALLVATATPDHILAPTASIVCDKSGLTNAFGIDMNAACSGFLYALEMGANMIESGRYKKLIIVGADKMSSIVDYEDRNTCILFGDGAGAVLLEKTESEYGLMKTILKTDGSGVSSLAVPAGGSRNPTSMQSLLHRTHYLKQDGAFVFKRAVASNEPSFSRCFGKE; encoded by the coding sequence ATGAGCGCAGTAATTACAGCAATAGGTGGTTTCGTACCATCATCAATTCTGACCAATAAAAAGATTTCAGAAACAGTTGATACATCGGAGGAATGGATCATTAAAAGAACTGGAATTAAAGAACGTAGAATCGCAGACGACGACACAGCAACATCTGATCTTGCTGCGGCAGCGATTGAAAATCTTTTCGAAAATTATAACGTAGATCGGAACGAGATTGAAGCTTTGCTTGTCGCAACAGCAACTCCCGATCACATTTTAGCACCAACTGCAAGTATTGTTTGCGATAAAAGCGGACTTACAAATGCTTTTGGGATTGACATGAACGCAGCTTGTAGCGGATTTCTATATGCGCTAGAAATGGGAGCAAATATGATCGAAAGCGGACGTTATAAGAAATTAATCATCGTTGGGGCTGATAAAATGAGCTCTATCGTAGATTATGAAGATCGTAATACTTGTATTCTTTTCGGAGATGGAGCAGGTGCGGTTTTGTTAGAAAAAACAGAATCTGAGTACGGTTTAATGAAAACGATTTTAAAAACTGACGGAAGCGGAGTTTCTTCTTTGGCTGTACCGGCTGGAGGTTCTAGAAACCCAACTTCTATGCAGAGTCTTTTGCACAGAACGCATTATTTAAAACAAGACGGAGCTTTTGTATTTAAGAGAGCCGTTGCGAGCAATGAGCCAAGTTTCTCAAGATGCTTTGGCAAAGAATGA
- a CDS encoding universal stress protein, with product MEDELPKIIAETNADVVVMGMAERSFEQELLGNSTTTAIKNLQIPVLAVPENAHFLNIKKVLYACDSLSFSAIKKFSWIKNALGDFGAEIEFFSVDEKLDDLKEEQHRVLMNSNIEKEFEDVKYLYKTVRSNAVINEIRKEIKNYEADLLIMVPQKYGFWDSLVHRSKTRILATGLDIPLLSFPNY from the coding sequence TTGGAAGATGAACTTCCGAAAATTATTGCAGAAACAAACGCAGATGTAGTTGTAATGGGAATGGCCGAACGTTCTTTTGAACAGGAATTATTAGGAAATTCAACTACAACGGCAATTAAGAATCTTCAAATTCCCGTTTTGGCAGTTCCTGAAAATGCACATTTCTTAAATATCAAAAAAGTATTATATGCATGCGATAGTTTGAGTTTTTCGGCTATTAAGAAATTTAGCTGGATTAAAAATGCTTTGGGAGATTTTGGTGCAGAAATTGAGTTTTTTAGTGTAGACGAAAAATTAGACGATTTAAAAGAAGAACAACACAGGGTTTTAATGAATTCGAATATCGAAAAAGAATTTGAAGATGTAAAATATCTTTATAAAACGGTAAGATCGAACGCTGTTATTAACGAAATCAGAAAAGAAATTAAGAATTACGAGGCCGATTTACTGATTATGGTACCTCAAAAATACGGTTTTTGGGATTCTTTGGTTCATAGAAGTAAAACTAGGATTTTGGCGACAGGGCTTGATATTCCATTATTGTCGTTTCCGAATTATTAA
- a CDS encoding universal stress protein: MNSPLTIIAATNFSAIATNAVNYAAGLAKATGAKLVLFNSFSLSVHSANSHITADAMQKQIERAISKLENLAKEMADSFKIETASNLYVFFFGR, translated from the coding sequence ATGAATTCACCTCTTACTATAATCGCCGCAACAAATTTTTCTGCCATCGCCACTAATGCAGTTAATTATGCCGCTGGACTTGCCAAAGCCACAGGCGCAAAATTGGTTTTATTTAATTCATTTTCATTGAGTGTGCACAGTGCTAACTCTCATATAACTGCAGATGCAATGCAAAAGCAGATTGAAAGAGCGATTTCTAAACTAGAAAACTTAGCTAAAGAAATGGCCGATTCGTTTAAAATCGAAACAGCGAGCAATCTGTACGTATTCTTTTTTGGAAGATGA
- a CDS encoding NAD(P)H-dependent flavin oxidoreductase, translating into MKTKITELLGIEHPILQGPMGGGFSTASLLAAVSNAGGLGSYGAYTLTPEEIRQAGKEIKLATSKPYNINLWVNDVDESLINYPKEKLEKLKHNFKPYFDELGISLPDLSSDIPSKFEKQVEVLFELKPAVFSFIFGIPSKEILQESRKLGIKTVGAATTLEEALALEDAEVDAIVAAGFEAGGHRPTFLKPAQDSFTGLFSLIQQLKAKTKTPIIARWRNYRC; encoded by the coding sequence ATGAAAACCAAAATAACAGAATTACTAGGCATTGAGCATCCCATTTTACAAGGCCCTATGGGAGGCGGTTTTTCTACAGCTTCACTTTTGGCAGCTGTAAGCAACGCAGGCGGATTGGGCAGTTACGGCGCTTATACGCTCACACCAGAAGAAATTCGACAAGCCGGAAAAGAAATCAAACTTGCCACTTCTAAACCTTATAACATCAATTTATGGGTTAATGATGTTGACGAAAGTCTTATAAATTATCCAAAAGAGAAATTAGAAAAGTTAAAACATAATTTTAAACCTTACTTTGATGAATTAGGAATTTCGCTTCCTGATTTATCTTCTGATATTCCTTCTAAATTTGAAAAACAAGTAGAAGTTTTATTCGAACTCAAACCTGCTGTTTTTAGTTTCATTTTCGGAATTCCGTCAAAAGAAATTCTTCAAGAAAGCAGAAAACTTGGAATAAAAACCGTTGGTGCTGCCACAACATTAGAAGAAGCACTTGCACTAGAAGATGCCGAAGTAGACGCAATTGTCGCCGCAGGATTTGAAGCTGGCGGACACAGGCCAACGTTCTTAAAACCTGCTCAAGATTCTTTTACAGGATTATTTAGTCTCATTCAACAATTAAAAGCAAAAACCAAAACGCCAATTATTGCTCGCTGGCGGAATTATAGATGCTAA
- a CDS encoding NAD(P)H-dependent flavin oxidoreductase: MLAGGIIDAKGIAAAMTLGADAVQLGTAFMVTDESAAVPLHKETLFANPNIPTTISKSLTGRMGRMVCNKISDTVPFESEVLPFPLQTRLMASLKTAALAQERTDLVNFWSGQNTSNLKYHKAGELMQALIAEMSA, from the coding sequence TTGCTCGCTGGCGGAATTATAGATGCTAAAGGAATCGCCGCCGCTATGACTTTAGGTGCTGATGCTGTCCAATTGGGAACTGCTTTTATGGTTACCGACGAATCTGCTGCTGTACCTTTACATAAAGAAACATTGTTTGCAAACCCCAATATTCCGACAACAATTTCAAAATCGCTTACAGGGAGAATGGGCCGAATGGTTTGCAATAAAATATCTGACACTGTTCCTTTTGAATCTGAAGTGCTTCCTTTTCCGCTTCAAACTAGATTAATGGCTTCTTTAAAAACTGCCGCTTTAGCTCAAGAAAGAACCGATTTAGTAAATTTCTGGTCGGGACAAAACACAAGCAATTTAAAATACCATAAAGCCGGCGAGTTGATGCAGGCTTTAATTGCTGAAATGTCTGCTTAG
- a CDS encoding DoxX family protein codes for MNSKTTKIIYWTGAVLTSLWFGASGFFELTNNPLVWGITQQLGYPAHFIYILGVFKVAGVITLLIPNKLLRLKEWVFAGVFFDIIFAFFSKIAVLGFGAATDAIIAFVMVSVTYAMYRKLYTATYTPSAIN; via the coding sequence ATGAACTCAAAAACAACAAAAATTATCTATTGGACAGGCGCAGTATTAACTTCTTTATGGTTTGGCGCAAGCGGTTTCTTCGAATTAACAAACAATCCATTGGTTTGGGGAATTACACAACAATTGGGTTATCCAGCACATTTCATTTATATCCTTGGCGTTTTTAAAGTAGCTGGTGTTATTACACTTTTAATTCCGAACAAATTATTACGATTAAAAGAATGGGTTTTCGCAGGCGTATTTTTCGATATCATCTTTGCTTTCTTTTCAAAAATTGCCGTTTTAGGTTTTGGCGCTGCAACAGATGCCATTATTGCCTTTGTAATGGTAAGCGTAACGTATGCTATGTACAGAAAACTGTATACAGCAACTTATACTCCATCAGCAATCAATTAA